TTTGCTTGGCGGCCACGAGTTTCTTCAAAGCGATGATTCCAGAGAGCAACAAGGCTATTTTGGCGGTGATCAAAGCTTTTCCAGCCAACAGGAAGAGACCAGCGATGGCGACAGGGATTAAAGCTGCCATTTTAGCGACAATTCCCATCATCATACCACCCAACATTCCCTTCATCTTCTTTCCACGTCCTGTGAAGAAATCGAcgttaaatgttgaatttcgaGATAGTTGTTAACCTTACCTTCTTCCAAAGTGAAGTCTGAGGCTTTGAATTTGGGCAGAGTGACCTGGATTGACCTGGAGCTCAACATTCTGGAAACCTTGTCCAAGAGCATGGAGTTGAGGACTTGATCTTGAGCATCAGCACCCCTAGGCAGAGATTTCTCGAGTTGTTCCTCACTGATTGGAGGTTCCAAAGTGTCGTTTTGTACACGAGTCACTGTAACACCCTCAGCCAAGTTCAATTTTTGCATGCGTCCCAGACGGTCTAGGAAAGTCAGGGCCTTCTTCTTCAAACATGGCGAAAATCCGTCGGATTTGGTACAATCATCGTAAAGTTTGAGGGCCACGCGAACTCCAGCATTCTCGAAAGTATCCTCGCTAGCCGAAACGGCTGAAGCCAAAGCGATGAGCACAAA
Above is a window of Coccinella septempunctata chromosome 5, icCocSept1.1, whole genome shotgun sequence DNA encoding:
- the LOC123314342 gene encoding uncharacterized protein LOC123314342, giving the protein MKYLCVFVLIALASAVSASEDTFENAGVRVALKLYDDCTKSDGFSPCLKKKALTFLDRLGRMQKLNLAEGVTVTRVQNDTLEPPISEEQLEKSLPRGADAQDQVLNSMLLDKVSRMLSSRSIQVTLPKFKASDFTLEEGRGKKMKGMLGGMMMGIVAKMAALIPVAIAGLFLLAGKALITAKIALLLSGIIALKKLVAAKQSGGHGHSGGHSSGWQSSGGGWDKRSIDEINESQKQAYSAYAPK